The following coding sequences lie in one Streptomyces albofaciens JCM 4342 genomic window:
- a CDS encoding tautomerase family protein encodes MPLVRIDAMHCDTPRLEALGRAVHEALGETMGFPDEDHFQILTGHDGRQGVLRHGTYLGVRRDDGIVYVAITLREGRPDAQKQALYRRIAELAEEYADTEPRNMFVVLTENRNGDWSLGNGEAQYLR; translated from the coding sequence ATGCCACTCGTCCGCATCGACGCCATGCACTGCGACACACCGCGACTGGAGGCCCTGGGGCGGGCCGTCCACGAGGCGCTCGGCGAGACCATGGGCTTTCCCGACGAGGACCACTTCCAGATCCTGACCGGCCACGACGGGCGGCAGGGTGTGCTGCGCCACGGCACCTATCTGGGCGTGCGGCGCGACGACGGCATCGTGTACGTGGCCATCACCTTGCGAGAGGGCCGCCCGGACGCGCAGAAGCAAGCGCTGTACCGGCGCATAGCCGAACTGGCCGAGGAATACGCGGACACCGAGCCGCGCAACATGTTCGTCGTGCTCACAGAGAACCGGAACGGGGACTGGTCGCTCGGCAACGGCGAAGCCCAGTACCTGCGGTGA
- a CDS encoding GNAT family N-acetyltransferase — MSTSLSPAHAELITDRLVLRPWSLHEIAAVTTRTRTVDWADDFPAEGDRAIAHLFEQHPEWLDDHGQRLIVERGSDLLVGSIGLFLPPADGQVEIGYGLVESRRGRGYATEAARALTDFALTLPGVHTVVADAEVSNPASLRVLEKAGFRRCATEDGVARFMITRPDRG, encoded by the coding sequence GTGTCCACTTCCCTTTCCCCCGCCCATGCGGAGCTGATCACCGACCGCCTCGTCCTCCGGCCCTGGAGCCTCCACGAGATCGCCGCGGTCACCACCAGGACCAGGACGGTCGACTGGGCCGACGACTTCCCCGCCGAAGGCGACCGCGCCATCGCCCACCTCTTCGAGCAGCACCCCGAATGGCTCGACGACCACGGCCAGCGCCTGATCGTCGAGCGCGGGAGCGACCTGCTCGTGGGCTCCATCGGCCTGTTCCTGCCGCCCGCCGACGGACAGGTCGAGATCGGTTACGGCCTGGTGGAATCCCGTCGCGGCCGGGGTTACGCCACCGAGGCCGCCCGCGCCCTGACAGACTTCGCCCTCACCCTGCCCGGCGTCCACACCGTGGTCGCGGACGCCGAGGTGTCGAACCCGGCCTCTCTGCGCGTACTGGAGAAGGCCGGCTTCCGCCGCTGTGCCACCGAGGACGGGGTCGCCCGCTTCATGATCACGCGCCCGGACCGCGGCTGA
- a CDS encoding YciI family protein → MAKYLLLKHYRGAPAPVNDVCMDQWTPEEISAHMKYMHDFAARLEKTGEFVDGQALAPEGTWVRYDGEGRPPVTDGPFAETKDLIAGWMVIDVDSYERAVELAGELSAAPGAGGKPIHEWLELRPFLAAPPTITE, encoded by the coding sequence ATGGCCAAGTATCTGCTGCTCAAGCACTACCGCGGCGCTCCGGCTCCGGTCAACGACGTCTGCATGGACCAGTGGACGCCGGAGGAGATCTCGGCGCACATGAAGTACATGCACGATTTCGCGGCCCGTCTGGAGAAGACCGGCGAGTTCGTCGACGGCCAGGCGCTCGCGCCCGAGGGGACCTGGGTCCGGTACGACGGGGAGGGGCGCCCGCCGGTCACCGACGGCCCGTTCGCCGAGACCAAGGACCTCATCGCCGGCTGGATGGTGATCGACGTCGACAGTTACGAGCGCGCCGTCGAGCTGGCCGGGGAGCTGTCGGCGGCCCCCGGGGCGGGCGGGAAACCGATCCACGAGTGGCTGGAGCTGCGCCCCTTCCTGGCCGCGCCGCCCACCATCACGGAGTGA
- a CDS encoding RNA polymerase sigma factor, protein MDEALLRSLTPGVLAVLVRRGADFAAAEDAVQDALVEAVRSWPGEQPRDAKGWLVTVAWRKFLDARRADTARRRREDLVDQEPAPGPAPAADDTLRLYFLCAHPSLTPSSAVALTLRAVGGLTTRQIAQAYLVPEATMAQRISRAKRTVSGVRFDRPGDVATVLRVLYLVFNEGYSGDVDLAAEAIRLTRQLAAVIDHPEVAGLLALMLLHHARRAARTAPDGSLVPLAEQDRTRWDTRAIAEGVGILQAALARDRLGEFQAQAAIAALHADARCAEETDWVQIVEWYDELVRLTDSPVVRLNRAVAVGEADGPRAGLAALAPLDAALPRHAAVAAYLHERDGDLTTAARLYAEAAHRAPDLAERDYLTRRAARLNARR, encoded by the coding sequence ATGGACGAGGCGCTGCTCCGGAGCCTGACCCCGGGCGTGCTCGCCGTCCTCGTCCGCCGCGGAGCCGACTTCGCGGCGGCCGAGGACGCGGTGCAGGACGCCCTGGTCGAGGCGGTCCGGAGCTGGCCCGGCGAGCAGCCGCGGGACGCGAAGGGCTGGCTGGTCACCGTGGCCTGGCGCAAGTTCCTCGACGCGCGGCGGGCGGACACCGCCCGCCGCCGGCGCGAGGACCTCGTCGACCAGGAGCCGGCGCCCGGGCCCGCGCCCGCCGCGGACGACACCCTCCGGCTCTACTTCCTGTGCGCCCACCCGTCGCTGACGCCGTCGTCCGCGGTCGCGCTCACCCTGCGCGCCGTCGGCGGGCTGACCACCCGGCAGATCGCCCAGGCGTATCTGGTGCCCGAGGCGACGATGGCGCAACGGATCAGCCGGGCGAAGCGCACCGTCTCCGGCGTCCGCTTCGACCGGCCCGGTGACGTCGCCACCGTGCTGCGCGTGCTCTACCTGGTCTTCAACGAGGGCTACTCCGGCGACGTCGACCTCGCCGCCGAGGCCATCCGGCTCACCCGGCAGCTCGCGGCCGTGATCGACCACCCCGAGGTCGCGGGGCTGCTCGCCCTCATGCTGCTCCACCACGCCCGCCGCGCCGCCCGGACCGCGCCCGACGGCAGCCTGGTGCCGCTCGCCGAACAGGACCGTACGCGGTGGGACACCCGGGCGATCGCCGAGGGCGTCGGGATCCTCCAGGCGGCCCTCGCCCGCGACCGGCTGGGCGAATTCCAGGCCCAGGCCGCCATCGCGGCCCTCCACGCCGACGCCCGGTGCGCCGAGGAGACCGACTGGGTGCAGATCGTCGAGTGGTACGACGAGCTGGTGCGCCTGACCGACAGCCCCGTCGTGCGGCTCAACCGCGCGGTCGCGGTGGGCGAGGCCGACGGACCGCGCGCCGGGCTCGCGGCGCTCGCCCCGCTGGACGCCGCCCTGCCGCGCCACGCCGCGGTGGCGGCGTACCTCCACGAGCGCGACGGCGACCTGACGACGGCGGCCCGGCTGTACGCGGAGGCGGCCCACCGCGCACCCGACCTCGCCGAGCGCGACTATCTGACGCGCCGGGCGGCGCGGCTCAACGCCCGCCGGTGA
- a CDS encoding mannosyltransferase family protein, giving the protein MPPISTDVRDQPQPPEAPRRLPGPAARPCRARWGIRGRAIPRLNPGDRDILWLYLSTRVGIWLTAYCARWLFPSDPAAHDPGPLLAPFQHWDWDHFQHIAEQGYFPGQAGPWRSDWDNREAFFPGFPLVLRAVHFLVPDWALAGLTISFVSGAVAVLALARITRHHLPDAEAGRRAVLFFLVSPCAVFLAVGYTESLFLALALPAWLAAQRHNWPLAMTLTAAATAVRVSGLFLAAALAAHFLLALRSTRNLRPLPWLALPVLPLALFSWYLRTRTGDWMAWKHAQERGWFRTFHTPWEAWSNTWDNAFGHAQSTGYAFMFQAELVTMAVGVTLLVVLARKRHWPETVYVALSLCALGTSFWYVSIPRAALLWWPLWVVLAAWSLRSPRFRTAYLCTVAPLSTVFALTFLTGRWTG; this is encoded by the coding sequence ATGCCCCCTATATCCACCGATGTACGCGATCAACCCCAGCCCCCGGAGGCGCCCCGGCGCCTTCCGGGGCCCGCCGCACGGCCCTGCCGTGCGCGCTGGGGCATCCGCGGCCGCGCGATCCCGCGCCTGAACCCCGGGGACCGGGACATCCTGTGGCTGTATCTGTCGACACGTGTGGGGATCTGGCTGACGGCCTACTGCGCCCGGTGGCTGTTCCCCTCCGACCCCGCCGCCCATGACCCCGGCCCGCTCCTCGCGCCGTTCCAGCACTGGGACTGGGACCACTTCCAGCACATCGCCGAGCAGGGCTACTTCCCCGGACAGGCCGGTCCGTGGCGGTCCGACTGGGACAACCGGGAGGCCTTCTTCCCCGGCTTCCCCCTCGTGCTGCGCGCGGTGCACTTCCTGGTGCCGGACTGGGCACTGGCCGGGCTGACGATCTCCTTCGTCTCCGGGGCAGTCGCCGTACTGGCCCTGGCCCGCATCACCCGGCACCACCTGCCCGACGCCGAGGCGGGACGGCGCGCCGTCCTGTTCTTCCTCGTCTCCCCGTGCGCCGTCTTCCTGGCCGTCGGCTACACCGAGTCCCTCTTCCTGGCCCTGGCCCTGCCCGCCTGGCTCGCGGCCCAGCGCCACAACTGGCCCCTGGCCATGACACTGACCGCCGCGGCCACCGCCGTACGCGTCAGCGGCCTCTTCCTCGCCGCCGCCCTCGCCGCCCACTTCCTCCTCGCCCTGCGCAGCACCCGCAACCTGCGCCCGCTGCCGTGGCTGGCCCTGCCCGTGCTGCCCCTCGCCCTCTTCAGCTGGTACCTCCGGACCCGTACCGGCGACTGGATGGCCTGGAAGCACGCCCAGGAACGCGGCTGGTTCCGCACCTTCCACACGCCCTGGGAAGCCTGGAGCAACACCTGGGACAACGCCTTCGGGCACGCCCAGAGCACCGGCTACGCCTTCATGTTCCAGGCCGAGCTCGTGACGATGGCCGTCGGAGTGACCCTGCTCGTCGTCCTCGCGCGCAAGCGCCACTGGCCCGAGACCGTCTACGTCGCCCTCAGCCTGTGCGCCCTGGGAACCTCGTTCTGGTACGTGTCCATCCCCCGCGCCGCCCTCCTGTGGTGGCCCCTGTGGGTCGTCCTGGCCGCCTGGAGCCTGCGCAGCCCCCGGTTCAGGACCGCGTACCTCTGTACGGTCGCGCCGCTGAGCACGGTGTTCGCCCTGACGTTCCTGACCGGGCGCTGGACCGGGTGA
- a CDS encoding SigE family RNA polymerase sigma factor: MTVEEFERFYAQTVARLTGQLYVMLGDLHEAQDVVQEAFVKGWNRRRQLDRHGQPEAWVRTVAWRLAVSRWRHLRRSADAWRRSGAPSLVEGPEPAQVALVEALRGLPAQQRRTLTLHYLCDLTVEQITGETGLSASTVKTHLSRGRKALADRLHDPRIEEAPGV; this comes from the coding sequence TTGACCGTCGAGGAGTTCGAGAGGTTCTACGCCCAGACGGTCGCGCGGCTCACGGGGCAGTTGTACGTGATGCTCGGCGATCTGCACGAGGCGCAGGACGTGGTGCAGGAGGCGTTCGTCAAGGGCTGGAACCGGCGCCGGCAGCTCGACCGGCACGGGCAGCCCGAGGCGTGGGTCCGCACGGTCGCCTGGCGGCTGGCGGTCAGCCGGTGGCGGCATCTGCGCCGCAGTGCCGACGCGTGGCGGCGCAGCGGTGCGCCGTCGCTCGTCGAGGGACCGGAACCGGCGCAGGTCGCGCTGGTCGAGGCGCTGCGGGGACTGCCCGCCCAGCAGCGCCGCACGCTGACCCTGCACTACCTCTGCGACTTGACCGTCGAGCAGATCACGGGCGAGACGGGGCTGTCGGCGAGCACCGTCAAAACGCATCTGAGCCGTGGCCGCAAGGCGCTCGCCGACCGTCTGCACGACCCGCGCATCGAGGAGGCGCCCGGTGTCTGA
- a CDS encoding alkene reductase, whose translation MTTLFDRHDLGGLELPNRVVMAPMTRVRAAAGGLATPSMAVHYAQRASAGLIVSEGVQPSLLGQSNPGTPGLYTDEQVAAWRPVTDAVHINGGRIFAQIMHGGRVSHPDTTGLQPVGPSAVAAVGEVFTPSGPQPAPVPRALETAEVPEQARSYAEAARRAVDAGFDGVELHGANGYLISQFLSSNANLRTDAYGGPVAHRIRFAVEAVAATVDAVGAARTGIRLSPGGTFWGVAETEVPELYAALLAELARFDLAYVHLEATAEEEILVGLRRAWPGTLIVNPTVPMGPKQADRAAADHWLGLGADLISFGRAFIANPDLVERLRNGLPIAPVDEASYYQGGDAGYITYPAYQYTA comes from the coding sequence ATGACCACGCTGTTCGACCGCCATGACCTCGGCGGCCTGGAGCTGCCCAACCGCGTCGTGATGGCACCGATGACCCGGGTCAGGGCCGCGGCCGGCGGCCTGGCCACCCCGTCGATGGCCGTGCACTACGCCCAGCGGGCCAGCGCCGGACTGATCGTCAGCGAGGGGGTGCAGCCGAGCCTGCTCGGGCAGTCCAACCCGGGGACGCCCGGCCTGTACACCGACGAGCAGGTGGCCGCCTGGCGGCCCGTCACCGACGCCGTGCACATCAACGGCGGGCGCATCTTCGCCCAGATCATGCACGGCGGCCGGGTCTCGCACCCCGACACCACCGGTCTGCAACCGGTCGGGCCGTCCGCCGTCGCCGCCGTCGGCGAGGTGTTCACCCCGTCCGGGCCGCAGCCCGCGCCGGTGCCCCGCGCCCTGGAGACCGCCGAGGTGCCCGAGCAGGCCCGTTCGTACGCCGAGGCCGCCCGGCGCGCCGTCGACGCCGGGTTCGACGGGGTCGAGCTGCACGGCGCGAACGGCTACCTCATCTCGCAGTTCCTCTCCTCCAACGCCAATCTGCGCACCGACGCCTACGGCGGCCCGGTCGCCCACCGCATCCGTTTCGCCGTCGAAGCGGTCGCCGCCACAGTGGACGCCGTGGGCGCGGCCCGCACCGGCATCAGGCTGTCGCCCGGCGGCACCTTCTGGGGCGTGGCGGAGACCGAGGTCCCCGAGCTGTACGCGGCGCTGCTCGCCGAACTCGCCCGCTTCGACCTCGCCTACGTGCACCTGGAGGCCACGGCCGAGGAGGAGATACTGGTCGGGCTGCGCCGCGCGTGGCCGGGCACCCTGATCGTCAACCCGACGGTCCCGATGGGGCCGAAGCAGGCCGACCGGGCCGCCGCCGACCACTGGCTCGGCCTCGGCGCCGACCTGATCAGCTTCGGCCGGGCCTTCATCGCCAACCCCGACCTGGTGGAACGGCTGCGCAACGGCCTGCCCATCGCCCCGGTCGACGAGGCCTCGTACTACCAGGGCGGCGACGCGGGCTACATCACGTACCCGGCGTACCAGTACACCGCCTGA
- a CDS encoding MerR family transcriptional regulator: MRIGELAARTGVSVRSLRYYEEQGLLTSTRSAGGQRHYTEYEVERVAFIQRLYAAGLSSRTIIELLPCVDAPSAAHSHAALERMAVERERLSAHIEDLLRTRDALDALMAAAQDHRDAACRAAV, encoded by the coding sequence ATGCGGATCGGCGAACTCGCGGCGCGGACCGGGGTCAGTGTCCGGTCGCTGCGCTATTACGAGGAGCAGGGGCTGCTCACCAGCACCCGCAGCGCCGGCGGGCAGCGGCACTACACCGAGTACGAGGTCGAGCGGGTCGCCTTCATCCAGCGCCTGTACGCGGCCGGGCTGTCCAGCCGCACCATCATCGAACTGCTGCCGTGCGTGGACGCACCCAGCGCCGCGCACTCCCACGCCGCCCTCGAACGCATGGCCGTCGAACGCGAACGGCTCTCCGCCCACATCGAGGACCTGCTGCGTACCCGCGACGCGCTGGACGCGCTGATGGCCGCGGCGCAGGACCACCGTGACGCCGCCTGCCGGGCCGCGGTGTGA
- a CDS encoding ATP-binding protein encodes MGPVQPGHEGPLPLAGRATELAALDEVAEEVLAGQTRVVQLAGNAGMGKSALLHHWLDGVRRFRDVRVRCHRLRRDFAFGTVRRLLHPLVAAAGEQERRTLLEGVGDTVPRILDPEGPWGGDPEAYADAAETLAGLDRLAFRLARREPLLLAVDDLQWIDPPSLRWLAHLVHRADTHPILVAVTTRTGERPAPGDLYDALVHPAACRTLNLEPLGPADVARLVALEFGEPRPDPSFCAACHAATDGHPLFLRALLCDARRGGVRPTGEDRDRIRSFGLPTLLREVRHRVGQGSPAVAELARGLAVLGDGTPWPLLAAYCGTGEAVVRSAGAELHALGLLGAGDEPRFVHRVVREAVLAEWTPQEVGAAHANAAQVLHLSGRPDEEVAAHVMAAGTVSGDWPMAVLRRAAGEALRRGAPETAVTYLRHAVFQPATPAEHARVLLELAVAASHYDTGLAVSYSTAALENLTDDAARSKAVAVLACSQLMSRGGPAGSPDLARLATELSARTGAAAGDRETLLRMRALIEWLRFERPSVRVTARTEEHAAVGPDVHTPGERQLLAVRAFAALRAGEPADRVTDLVDRAQANAPALSHDLFPLHYFVARSLLYLDDLDAADDLCGRLLDGTKDRGMALLASSLMVYRAAVELRRGHVARAAAVARTAAERPHAHGEPPYRMTLDTITIDILLAQGDLEGAERLAALHTAVDSAEPSWEWPRFLLSLASLRSAQGDHRGALTLLRESGRHFEAAGVASPAIGPWRSRAAAVSLRLGYGRDARVLAEEELERARRCRIPRTIGVALHAVGRATEGTRGLELVAEAVSVLEQTPAELELARALHTFGRALLRRGDKPGARTALRRGLELAARCGASAPARSLQQQLHEAGGRTVGPCFLTAGEERVAALAADGWSNKQIAEHLHVSLRTVETHLTAAYRKLGIGGRHALAEALKSVACLVPSRR; translated from the coding sequence GTGGGACCCGTCCAGCCGGGCCACGAGGGCCCGCTGCCCTTGGCCGGGCGCGCCACCGAGCTGGCGGCGCTCGACGAGGTGGCGGAAGAGGTACTGGCGGGGCAGACCCGCGTCGTACAGCTCGCGGGCAACGCGGGCATGGGCAAATCGGCCCTGCTGCACCACTGGCTGGACGGCGTCCGGCGGTTCCGGGACGTGCGGGTGCGCTGCCACCGGCTCCGGCGTGATTTCGCCTTCGGCACGGTGCGGCGGCTGCTGCACCCCCTGGTCGCGGCGGCCGGTGAGCAGGAACGCCGGACGCTGCTCGAAGGGGTGGGGGACACGGTGCCGCGCATCCTCGACCCGGAAGGGCCCTGGGGCGGCGACCCGGAGGCGTACGCCGACGCCGCCGAGACGCTGGCCGGACTGGACCGCCTCGCCTTCCGGCTGGCCCGCCGGGAGCCGCTGCTGCTGGCGGTCGACGATCTGCAGTGGATCGATCCGCCGTCGCTGCGGTGGCTGGCGCACCTGGTCCACCGGGCGGACACCCACCCGATCCTGGTGGCCGTCACCACCCGTACCGGAGAGCGCCCGGCGCCCGGCGATCTGTACGACGCCCTGGTGCACCCCGCCGCCTGCCGCACCCTCAACCTGGAGCCGCTGGGGCCGGCGGACGTGGCGCGGCTGGTGGCGCTGGAATTCGGCGAGCCCCGGCCGGACCCGTCGTTCTGCGCCGCCTGTCACGCCGCCACGGACGGGCACCCGCTCTTCCTGCGCGCTCTGCTGTGCGACGCGCGTCGCGGCGGCGTCCGGCCCACGGGGGAGGACCGGGACCGGATCAGGAGCTTCGGCCTGCCCACGCTCCTGCGCGAGGTACGGCACCGGGTGGGCCAGGGGTCCCCGGCCGTGGCCGAGCTGGCGCGCGGACTGGCGGTCCTGGGCGACGGGACGCCGTGGCCGCTGCTCGCGGCGTACTGCGGCACCGGTGAGGCGGTGGTGCGTTCGGCGGGGGCGGAACTGCACGCCCTGGGGCTGCTGGGGGCCGGGGACGAGCCGCGCTTCGTCCACCGGGTGGTACGGGAGGCCGTACTGGCGGAGTGGACGCCCCAGGAGGTGGGCGCGGCCCACGCGAACGCGGCCCAGGTACTGCACCTGAGCGGGCGCCCCGACGAGGAGGTGGCCGCGCACGTGATGGCGGCCGGCACGGTGTCCGGCGACTGGCCGATGGCGGTCCTGCGCCGGGCCGCCGGGGAAGCGCTGCGCCGGGGCGCGCCCGAGACCGCCGTGACGTATCTGCGGCACGCGGTCTTCCAGCCCGCCACCCCGGCCGAGCACGCCCGGGTGCTCCTGGAACTGGCCGTCGCCGCCAGCCACTACGACACCGGACTCGCGGTGTCGTACAGCACCGCCGCGTTGGAGAACCTCACGGACGACGCCGCCCGCTCCAAGGCCGTCGCGGTACTGGCCTGTTCCCAGCTGATGTCGCGCGGCGGACCCGCCGGCAGCCCCGACCTGGCGCGCCTGGCCACGGAGCTGAGCGCGCGTACCGGTGCAGCCGCCGGGGACCGCGAGACCTTGCTGCGGATGCGGGCGCTGATCGAATGGCTGCGGTTCGAACGCCCCTCGGTCCGGGTCACGGCCCGGACCGAGGAACACGCCGCCGTCGGCCCGGACGTGCACACGCCCGGGGAGCGGCAGCTGCTCGCCGTCCGCGCCTTCGCGGCCTTGCGGGCGGGCGAGCCGGCCGACCGGGTCACCGACCTGGTCGACCGGGCCCAGGCGAACGCACCGGCGCTCTCCCACGACCTCTTCCCGCTGCACTACTTCGTCGCCCGGTCGCTGCTCTACCTGGACGACCTCGACGCGGCCGACGACCTGTGCGGCCGGCTGCTGGACGGGACGAAGGACCGGGGGATGGCGCTGCTGGCCTCCTCCCTGATGGTCTACCGGGCCGCCGTCGAACTGCGCCGGGGGCACGTGGCGCGGGCCGCCGCGGTGGCGCGAACCGCCGCCGAGCGGCCCCACGCGCACGGCGAACCGCCGTACCGCATGACGCTGGACACCATCACCATCGACATCCTCCTGGCCCAGGGCGACCTGGAAGGCGCCGAGCGCCTCGCTGCCCTCCACACCGCGGTGGACTCGGCCGAGCCGTCGTGGGAGTGGCCGCGGTTTCTCCTGAGCCTCGCGTCGCTGCGCTCAGCTCAAGGGGACCACCGTGGCGCGCTGACACTGCTGCGCGAGAGCGGCCGGCATTTCGAGGCGGCGGGCGTCGCCAGCCCGGCGATCGGCCCGTGGCGCTCGCGCGCCGCCGCCGTCAGCCTCCGGCTGGGGTACGGGCGCGACGCACGGGTGCTCGCCGAGGAAGAACTGGAACGGGCACGCCGCTGCCGGATACCGCGCACCATCGGCGTGGCCCTGCATGCCGTCGGCCGGGCCACCGAGGGGACGCGCGGTCTGGAACTCGTGGCGGAGGCGGTAAGCGTCCTGGAGCAGACGCCCGCCGAACTGGAATTGGCGCGAGCCTTGCACACGTTCGGCCGTGCCCTGCTGCGGCGCGGTGACAAGCCCGGTGCCCGTACGGCATTGCGCCGAGGTCTGGAACTCGCCGCCAGATGCGGAGCCTCCGCACCGGCCCGCAGCCTCCAGCAGCAGCTTCACGAAGCGGGCGGCCGGACAGTCGGTCCCTGTTTCCTGACCGCCGGTGAGGAACGTGTCGCTGCACTGGCCGCCGATGGGTGGAGCAACAAGCAGATCGCCGAGCACCTGCACGTCTCCCTGCGCACCGTCGAAACCCATCTGACCGCCGCTTACCGCAAGTTGGGCATCGGCGGAAGGCACGCCTTGGCCGAGGCGCTGAAGAGCGTGGCCTGTCTGGTGCCCAGCCGCCGCTGA
- a CDS encoding AEC family transporter: protein MEALDALGKLAPVVLAFGCGVVLAKRKVVPAESSKVFADYAFLFAVPCFLFGNIYRSDLGALFDWRAIAGYAAAAGIAVVLAGALSRAFGVRDPRGLALRIMAAVQVNTAYFAVPVFIMLFGNAAPIFPVLLFQVCVLSLIIISIMELGRPDRGGTRRTRLTSAVAASLLTPVVIACNAGIVLNLLSVPLPEVALDSFAFVGDSASPVALFALGLHLGGMGLTVRGTTVEELWIIAFKCVAFPLLTLVVARHGFGVGGDWLHYLVLLAAMPAPQNLFIFAQRYDVGVDMSAALVIKSSVVALLLLPLWVQWAAHPA from the coding sequence ATGGAAGCGCTGGACGCGCTCGGAAAACTGGCGCCGGTGGTACTGGCCTTCGGGTGTGGGGTCGTCCTCGCGAAACGCAAGGTGGTGCCGGCCGAAAGTTCCAAGGTCTTCGCCGACTACGCCTTTCTGTTCGCGGTTCCGTGCTTCCTGTTCGGCAACATCTACCGGAGCGATCTGGGGGCCCTGTTCGACTGGCGGGCCATCGCGGGCTACGCGGCCGCGGCGGGCATCGCCGTCGTGCTGGCCGGCGCGCTCAGCCGGGCCTTCGGCGTGCGCGACCCGCGCGGCCTGGCGCTGCGCATCATGGCCGCGGTCCAGGTGAACACGGCCTACTTCGCCGTACCGGTGTTCATCATGCTGTTCGGGAACGCCGCACCGATCTTCCCCGTCCTGCTGTTCCAGGTCTGCGTCCTGTCCCTGATCATCATCTCGATCATGGAGCTGGGGCGTCCGGACCGCGGGGGAACCCGGCGCACGCGGCTCACCTCGGCCGTCGCCGCCTCGCTGCTGACACCCGTCGTCATCGCCTGCAACGCGGGCATCGTGCTCAACCTCCTGTCCGTACCGCTGCCCGAGGTCGCCCTCGACAGCTTCGCGTTCGTCGGCGACAGCGCCTCTCCCGTGGCGCTGTTCGCCCTCGGACTGCACCTGGGCGGGATGGGGCTGACGGTGCGGGGCACCACCGTCGAGGAGCTGTGGATCATAGCGTTCAAGTGCGTGGCCTTCCCTCTCCTGACCCTGGTCGTGGCCCGCCACGGCTTCGGTGTCGGGGGCGACTGGCTGCACTACCTGGTCCTGCTCGCCGCGATGCCCGCCCCGCAGAATCTGTTCATCTTCGCCCAGCGCTACGACGTGGGGGTCGACATGTCCGCCGCCCTCGTCATCAAGAGCTCGGTCGTGGCCCTGCTGCTGCTTCCGCTGTGGGTGCAGTGGGCGGCGCACCCGGCCTGA
- a CDS encoding glycosyltransferase family 4 protein, whose product MHMVFLVHNAYGIGGTVRATYNLASVLAEQHDVEIVSVFRHREVPVMEVPAKVRLTHLVDLRAASAGFEGDDPRHAEPARIFPRADGRHRQYSRLTDSRIGAHLSRLEADVVIGTRPGLNTHIARQTRAAGIRVGQEHLTFSGHGFRLRHEIRHRYQLLDAITTVSESDARTYRRLKLPGVRVEAIPNSVPRASVEPADGSGRVILAAGRLIPLKRYDLLIKAFAEVAGAHPDWQLRIFGEGDTTGNERASLTALIGELGLPGRVQLMGKVDPLEPEWVKGSIAVSASDRESFGMTIVEAMRCGLPVVSTDCPVGPREIIEDGVDGWLVPTGRVDGMAAALFKLVGDDRLRRRMGQAALRNSARFDPTLIAERHQDLYQDLLRRGPGRRSIGFRRQAGFQARTRAIETAHAARSTARALVSRLGAS is encoded by the coding sequence ATGCACATGGTCTTCCTCGTTCACAATGCCTATGGCATCGGCGGCACGGTCCGGGCCACGTACAACCTCGCTTCGGTTTTGGCCGAGCAGCATGATGTGGAGATCGTCTCGGTGTTCCGGCACCGCGAGGTTCCGGTCATGGAGGTGCCGGCGAAGGTCCGCCTGACCCACCTCGTGGATCTGCGTGCCGCGTCCGCCGGTTTCGAGGGCGACGACCCCCGCCACGCGGAGCCCGCCAGGATTTTCCCTCGCGCGGACGGACGGCACCGGCAGTACAGCCGTCTCACGGATTCCCGTATCGGCGCCCACCTGTCGCGGTTGGAGGCCGATGTGGTCATCGGGACCCGGCCCGGCCTGAACACGCACATCGCCCGCCAGACACGCGCGGCCGGCATCCGCGTCGGGCAGGAGCACCTGACGTTCTCGGGACACGGCTTCCGGCTGCGGCACGAGATACGCCACCGCTATCAGCTGTTGGACGCCATCACCACGGTGTCCGAATCCGACGCCCGGACGTATCGGCGGCTCAAACTCCCGGGAGTACGGGTGGAGGCGATACCGAACAGCGTCCCCCGGGCGTCCGTCGAGCCTGCCGACGGCAGCGGCAGGGTCATTCTCGCGGCGGGCCGGCTGATTCCGCTCAAGCGGTACGACCTCCTGATCAAGGCGTTCGCCGAAGTGGCCGGCGCACACCCGGACTGGCAGCTCCGGATCTTCGGCGAAGGCGATACCACAGGAAATGAGAGGGCGTCCCTCACCGCTCTGATCGGCGAACTCGGGCTGCCTGGCCGGGTACAACTCATGGGCAAGGTCGACCCGCTCGAACCGGAATGGGTGAAAGGGTCGATCGCCGTCTCGGCTTCCGACCGCGAGTCGTTCGGCATGACCATTGTCGAGGCGATGCGGTGTGGACTGCCCGTGGTTTCCACGGACTGCCCGGTCGGGCCGCGTGAGATCATCGAGGACGGCGTCGACGGCTGGCTGGTGCCCACCGGCCGCGTCGACGGCATGGCCGCGGCGCTGTTCAAGCTCGTCGGGGACGATCGGCTGCGCCGGCGCATGGGCCAGGCGGCCCTGCGGAATTCGGCCCGCTTCGATCCCACGCTCATCGCCGAGCGGCACCAGGACCTCTACCAGGACCTGCTCCGGCGCGGGCCCGGACGCCGTTCGATCGGCTTTCGGCGGCAAGCCGGCTTCCAGGCGCGTACGCGCGCCATCGAGACCGCGCACGCCGCGCGCTCCACAGCGCGTGCCCTGGTGAGCAGGCTCGGCGCCTCGTGA